Proteins encoded together in one uncultured Desulfosarcina sp. window:
- a CDS encoding AbrB/MazE/SpoVT family DNA-binding domain-containing protein — protein sequence MAKKDSSFFTSPVNRTHRTKVTSKGQITVPKPIREHLNLAQGDRIEFLIGINGEVTIMPATADVRKLKGMVKNSGKPVAMEDMNRAIEDEAGRIR from the coding sequence ATGGCTAAAAAAGATAGCAGCTTTTTTACCAGCCCTGTGAATCGAACACATAGGACCAAAGTTACATCCAAGGGGCAAATAACGGTGCCCAAACCGATTCGTGAGCACCTTAATTTGGCTCAAGGCGATCGGATTGAATTTCTCATCGGTATCAACGGTGAGGTTACGATTATGCCCGCTACGGCTGATGTTCGAAAACTCAAGGGCATGGTTAAAAATTCCGGCAAACCGGTAGCGATGGAAGACATGAACCGGGCTATCGAAGATGAAGCCGGCAGGATTCGATGA
- a CDS encoding transposase, with translation MNHPNTFSLSLQKQSDSGRIIDDRELNRAFTELKFHSLARQSNITKKRGYETLSLIFVFVLLPFLKRSLNSFCNGGYIQNYVQAHKDAFYRFLNNEHFNWRKLVQMLASKIIAMRKNVPLKEKVLIADDSICPKSGKEIELVSYHFDHKVRRSILGNQYLQLGFHDGLHFFPIDGAFHTSSHRPNTDIRDIDKRTNGWKRRREALSKKTDVLVQMLARAWRSGIDASFVLFDSWFAHDDIIRRIVDVGYGVICRLKRNRVKYGYQGGAYTLKQLWQQVAKKQTFWIKDRTIKGACLDVTLKKTGSVRVLFVSDGRKQWQVLLCTDTDLEPSRILDYYARRWAIEVYFKDAKQMLYMVKEQSNTFDALIASQSLVMIRYLILVYIQIKHGLNICVGPLFRQTSDDQSLWMFSRAVWGRVKELIFKSSDILSHRIEPDLLFHFIDIIEDLIAEQSRWVTAKL, from the coding sequence ATGAATCACCCTAATACATTTTCCCTCTCCTTGCAAAAACAATCTGATTCGGGCCGGATCATTGACGACCGTGAACTCAATCGTGCGTTCACTGAACTCAAGTTCCATTCATTGGCCCGACAAAGCAACATCACCAAAAAAAGAGGTTATGAAACACTCTCGCTCATATTTGTTTTCGTACTACTGCCTTTTCTCAAGCGAAGCCTCAACAGTTTCTGTAATGGCGGCTATATACAAAACTACGTCCAGGCCCATAAAGACGCGTTCTACCGGTTCTTGAACAATGAACACTTCAATTGGAGAAAGCTGGTCCAGATGTTGGCATCAAAGATCATAGCCATGCGTAAGAATGTCCCATTGAAAGAAAAAGTATTGATCGCCGATGACTCCATCTGCCCCAAATCGGGCAAAGAGATCGAATTGGTCAGCTATCATTTCGATCACAAAGTCAGGCGTTCCATTCTTGGCAACCAGTATCTGCAATTGGGTTTTCATGACGGGTTGCATTTTTTTCCGATCGATGGTGCCTTTCATACATCCAGCCACCGGCCCAACACCGATATACGGGATATCGACAAGCGTACCAACGGCTGGAAACGACGTAGGGAAGCGCTGAGTAAAAAAACCGACGTTCTTGTTCAGATGCTCGCCAGAGCTTGGAGGTCGGGCATCGATGCCAGCTTCGTCTTGTTCGACAGTTGGTTTGCCCACGACGATATCATCCGTCGCATCGTCGATGTCGGTTATGGCGTCATCTGCCGATTGAAGCGCAACCGGGTTAAATACGGTTATCAAGGCGGCGCATACACGCTCAAACAGCTATGGCAGCAGGTCGCCAAAAAACAAACCTTCTGGATCAAGGATCGCACGATCAAGGGCGCATGCCTCGATGTCACGTTGAAAAAGACCGGCTCGGTTCGGGTGCTGTTCGTTTCCGATGGCCGCAAACAGTGGCAGGTCCTGCTTTGCACCGATACCGACCTGGAACCGTCCAGAATTCTTGACTATTACGCCCGTCGCTGGGCCATCGAAGTATACTTTAAAGATGCCAAGCAGATGCTTTACATGGTAAAAGAGCAAAGCAATACGTTTGACGCCTTGATCGCCAGCCAGAGCCTGGTAATGATCCGGTATCTGATATTGGTCTACATCCAGATAAAACACGGACTGAACATCTGCGTTGGCCCGCTGTTTCGGCAAACGTCAGACGATCAGTCATTATGGATGTTCAGTCGTGCCGTCTGGGGCCGTGTCAAAGAACTGATTTTCAAGTCAAGTGATATACTTTCGCACCGTATCGAACCTGATTTGCTTTTTCATTTTATTGATATCATAGAAGATCTCATCGCTGAACAAAGTCGATGGGTTACTGCGAAACTTTAG
- a CDS encoding MBL fold metallo-hydrolase has product MGPTFLPRLVNGPFDDPALFIPLRNEKRALLFDLGDITALASREVLKLSHIFVTHTHMDHFIGFDRLLRLLLGRDKDLYLYGPQGFLDNLAGKLAAYCWNLVGNYENRFTLHAVELHPDRALCCSYACHKRFAAEGVREIPFDGVVIDEASLCIRAIHLDHGIPVLAFRLDERFHINIVKTALEEMGLGPGPWLNRFKKMLYEGADLDETIEIPGTAPGDAPRRLSLGALKSRIVRISPGQRLAYVADAAGTPHNLEKIAAFCRDVDHLFVEAAFSNRHRDVALQKKHLTARQAGELARACQVKQYSIFHYSPRYSDCQELLEEEAARAFLNE; this is encoded by the coding sequence ATGGGCCCGACGTTTCTTCCCCGGCTGGTCAACGGGCCCTTTGACGACCCGGCCCTGTTCATTCCCTTACGAAATGAAAAGCGAGCCCTGCTTTTCGACCTGGGCGATATCACGGCCTTGGCCTCGCGAGAAGTTCTCAAGCTCAGCCACATCTTCGTCACCCATACCCACATGGACCATTTCATTGGTTTCGACCGCTTACTGCGCCTGCTTCTGGGACGGGACAAGGATCTTTACCTGTACGGTCCTCAGGGGTTTCTGGACAACCTGGCAGGAAAGCTGGCCGCGTATTGCTGGAATCTGGTGGGAAACTACGAGAACCGGTTTACCCTGCATGCCGTCGAATTGCATCCCGACCGGGCGCTTTGCTGCAGCTACGCTTGCCACAAACGGTTTGCCGCCGAGGGCGTGCGGGAGATCCCCTTCGACGGGGTCGTGATCGACGAGGCGTCCCTGTGCATCCGGGCCATTCACCTGGACCACGGAATTCCCGTGCTGGCCTTTCGCCTGGACGAACGCTTTCACATCAATATCGTCAAAACCGCACTGGAGGAGATGGGCCTTGGCCCCGGCCCCTGGTTGAACCGGTTTAAGAAAATGCTCTATGAGGGTGCGGATCTGGATGAAACCATTGAAATTCCGGGGACCGCGCCGGGAGACGCACCCCGCCGATTATCCTTAGGCGCGCTGAAATCGCGCATCGTTCGCATCTCTCCCGGCCAGCGCCTGGCTTACGTTGCCGATGCGGCCGGCACGCCGCACAACCTGGAAAAAATCGCGGCGTTCTGCCGCGATGTGGACCACCTTTTCGTGGAAGCGGCCTTTTCCAACCGCCATCGGGACGTCGCCTTGCAGAAAAAACATCTCACCGCCCGCCAGGCCGGAGAACTCGCGCGAGCCTGCCAAGTGAAACAGTACAGCATTTTTCACTATTCGCCGCGCTACTCGGATTGTCAGGAATTGTTGGAAGAAGAAGCGGCCCGGGCGTTTCTCAACGAGTGA
- the recJ gene encoding single-stranded-DNA-specific exonuclease RecJ — MKKQWQMLHPDEQTVRLLERETGCPPLIARLLAIRGIFTGCQAKRFLTPLLRDLASPLEMTGIPAAVDRIHRALTAREKILVFGDYDADGVTATAVLVSFLRQCGARVVYHIPYRMADGYGLGADFINGRARRIGTNLIITVDCGSSSHEAVRLASQLGIDTIVTDHHPVDRAPEAAVAVINPSGPDGQAGLAHLAGVGVAFYLVVALRAHLREKGFWQSRPEPNLKQLCDLVALGTVADVSPLILDNRTLTAAGLEQINGGFRPGIRALMRTSGAPEASADAQTIAFKLAPRINAAGRMAHARMACELLLTDDRRKANRLAAALGRLNGRRQAMESDLLQSILDRFDRRPKLLDRPVLVVHGNHWHAGVLGIVASRLARQFHRPSIVLATSNGTAKGSARSVEGIDISAALSRCEDLLDRFGGHPLAAGLGLATDRLDDFTSRLEAVVEEMAARRETGPTLSIDAHLPLDGVTPELMEGLERLGPFGQGNPHPLFVDTGIRVKECRTVGESHRRMVLESGQSGNGALPAIQFNVPENLPVADRFEKIAYRPQWNHWNGKKHLQVVIEDVVPEP; from the coding sequence AGCGCGAGACAGGGTGCCCGCCCCTGATCGCCAGGCTTTTGGCCATTCGCGGCATTTTTACGGGCTGCCAGGCCAAACGGTTTTTAACGCCCCTGCTGCGCGATCTTGCCTCGCCGCTGGAAATGACCGGCATTCCCGCGGCGGTGGACCGGATCCACCGCGCGCTTACAGCCCGGGAAAAAATCCTCGTCTTTGGCGACTACGACGCCGACGGGGTCACCGCCACCGCGGTACTGGTCTCCTTTTTAAGACAGTGCGGCGCGCGGGTCGTGTATCACATCCCCTATCGCATGGCGGATGGATACGGGCTGGGAGCCGACTTTATCAACGGGCGAGCCCGCCGCATCGGTACGAACCTGATCATTACCGTGGACTGCGGATCAAGCAGCCATGAAGCCGTTCGTCTTGCCAGCCAGCTGGGGATCGACACCATTGTCACCGATCACCATCCCGTGGACCGGGCACCGGAAGCGGCCGTTGCCGTCATCAATCCCTCCGGCCCGGACGGTCAGGCCGGTCTGGCTCACCTGGCCGGTGTCGGCGTGGCCTTTTACCTGGTCGTCGCCCTGCGGGCCCATCTTCGGGAAAAGGGATTCTGGCAATCCCGCCCGGAGCCCAATCTGAAGCAATTGTGCGATCTGGTGGCCCTGGGTACGGTTGCCGACGTGTCCCCCTTGATTCTCGACAACCGGACATTGACGGCCGCCGGCCTTGAGCAGATCAACGGCGGTTTTCGTCCCGGCATCCGGGCGCTGATGCGCACCAGCGGGGCACCCGAAGCATCGGCGGATGCACAGACCATTGCTTTTAAACTGGCCCCCCGGATCAACGCCGCCGGACGCATGGCCCACGCCCGCATGGCCTGCGAACTGCTGCTGACCGACGACCGCCGCAAGGCCAATCGCCTGGCGGCCGCCCTGGGCCGACTCAACGGCCGCAGGCAGGCTATGGAGAGCGACCTGCTGCAATCGATCCTGGACCGGTTCGATCGCCGCCCGAAACTGCTCGACCGCCCGGTGCTGGTGGTCCACGGCAACCATTGGCACGCGGGCGTTCTCGGCATTGTCGCCTCGCGCCTCGCCCGGCAGTTTCACCGTCCCTCAATCGTGCTGGCAACGAGCAACGGGACCGCCAAGGGATCGGCCCGCAGCGTCGAGGGCATCGACATATCGGCGGCCCTGAGTCGCTGTGAAGACCTGCTGGACCGTTTCGGCGGTCATCCGTTGGCCGCCGGACTCGGTCTGGCCACCGACCGGCTGGACGATTTCACCTCCCGCCTGGAAGCCGTGGTGGAAGAGATGGCGGCCCGGCGTGAAACCGGGCCGACGCTTTCCATCGACGCCCATCTGCCGCTGGACGGTGTCACCCCCGAACTGATGGAGGGCTTGGAGCGTCTGGGCCCCTTTGGCCAGGGCAATCCTCACCCGCTGTTCGTGGATACCGGCATCCGGGTCAAAGAGTGCCGGACCGTGGGGGAAAGCCACCGGAGAATGGTTCTTGAAAGTGGTCAAAGCGGCAACGGCGCCCTGCCTGCGATTCAATTCAACGTCCCCGAAAATCTGCCGGTCGCCGATCGATTCGAAAAAATTGCCTACCGCCCCCAGTGGAATCACTGGAACGGCAAAAAACATTTACAGGTCGTCATCGAAGACGTGGTCCCGGAACCATAA